One Novosphingobium sp. G106 DNA segment encodes these proteins:
- the mrdA gene encoding penicillin-binding protein 2: MKLKAFWKAPTTSPALLRQSFERRVVVLGAVQGGIGLLLAARLGYLSVFQNAKYELESESNRVNLSLIPPRRGWILDRHGSPMASNKADFRVDIIPERIVDADATLGMLGRLFNLTPVDIQDLKDRIDKSRGFQPVEVASGIDPDQYAAVSVRLPDLPGVVTQRGFSRFYPTGPSVAHLIGYVGAASAAEYESDRNPLLVTPGYKVGKDGLEKYYEPLLRGVPGARRVEVTASGKIVRDLDMREDIPGKPLKLTIDGALQDYAARRIGLESGAVTVIDCETGGILVCTSMPAFDPNSFVDGIGRIEWKMLNEDDHIPLLNKAFRGLYPPGSTMKPMATLALQMHGISPDERVNCPGGYRLGSRFFRCDAVHGSVDMRAAIEHSCNTYFWSMSHRVGYDVIAPVAKLLGLGQEFDLPGTAQRYGTIPDAAWKMRRYKQEWSASDSLNASIGQGYVSVSPLQLAVMTARIASGKNLQPSLLFGHEKPPGPALPFTTEQLAVTREGMFRVVNGSGTGGGSRININGVMMAGKTGTAQVRALTSRGHVGDWKSRDHSLFICYAPTDVPRYAMSVVVEHGTFGARAAAPIAKDVMTYLFDPKTAWDRLLAMEKDWGGTPMERMAAKYQAYAAQYGTTAPKVEGDDAVDSAQYDNDSAPTSGQAVPREADAPPAKEPTPAVSPSPSPTATPSPAPVAPPAAAQ, encoded by the coding sequence ATGAAGCTCAAGGCCTTCTGGAAGGCGCCCACGACCAGCCCGGCGCTGCTCAGGCAAAGCTTCGAGCGGCGCGTGGTTGTGCTCGGTGCGGTCCAGGGCGGGATCGGCCTGCTGCTGGCCGCGCGGCTCGGTTATCTCTCGGTATTCCAGAACGCCAAGTACGAGCTGGAATCCGAAAGCAACCGCGTCAACCTGTCGCTGATCCCGCCGCGGCGCGGATGGATACTCGACCGCCACGGCTCGCCGATGGCGTCGAACAAGGCCGACTTCCGCGTCGACATCATTCCCGAGCGCATCGTCGATGCCGATGCGACGCTGGGGATGCTTGGCCGGCTGTTCAACCTGACCCCGGTCGACATTCAGGACCTCAAGGACCGGATCGACAAGTCGCGCGGTTTCCAGCCGGTCGAGGTGGCCTCGGGCATCGATCCCGACCAATATGCAGCGGTCAGCGTGCGCCTGCCCGACCTGCCCGGCGTCGTCACCCAGCGCGGCTTCTCGCGGTTCTACCCGACCGGGCCCTCGGTCGCCCATCTGATCGGCTATGTCGGCGCGGCTTCGGCCGCGGAGTACGAGAGCGACAGGAACCCGCTGCTGGTCACGCCGGGTTACAAGGTCGGCAAGGATGGGCTCGAGAAGTACTACGAGCCGCTTCTGCGCGGGGTCCCGGGCGCGCGCCGCGTCGAGGTCACCGCCAGCGGCAAGATCGTGCGCGATCTCGACATGCGCGAGGACATCCCCGGCAAGCCGCTCAAGCTCACGATCGACGGTGCGCTCCAGGACTATGCCGCGCGGCGCATCGGCCTCGAATCGGGCGCGGTCACCGTCATCGACTGTGAAACCGGCGGTATCCTGGTCTGCACCTCGATGCCGGCCTTCGATCCCAACAGCTTCGTCGACGGGATCGGCCGCATCGAATGGAAGATGCTCAACGAGGACGACCACATCCCCTTGTTGAACAAGGCCTTCCGCGGGCTCTATCCGCCCGGTTCGACGATGAAGCCGATGGCGACTCTCGCGTTGCAGATGCACGGCATCTCACCCGACGAGCGCGTCAACTGCCCCGGCGGCTATCGCCTCGGCAGCCGCTTCTTCCGCTGCGACGCGGTGCACGGCTCGGTCGATATGCGCGCCGCGATCGAACACAGCTGCAACACCTATTTCTGGTCAATGTCGCACCGCGTCGGTTACGACGTGATCGCGCCGGTCGCCAAGCTCCTCGGGCTCGGGCAGGAGTTCGACCTGCCCGGCACAGCCCAGCGTTACGGCACCATTCCCGACGCCGCCTGGAAGATGCGCCGCTACAAGCAGGAATGGAGCGCGTCGGATTCGCTCAACGCCTCGATCGGCCAGGGCTACGTGTCGGTTTCGCCGCTCCAGCTTGCAGTGATGACCGCGCGTATCGCTTCGGGGAAGAACCTGCAGCCGTCGCTGCTGTTCGGGCACGAGAAGCCGCCGGGCCCGGCGCTGCCGTTCACGACCGAGCAGCTTGCCGTCACGCGCGAGGGCATGTTCCGCGTGGTCAACGGCTCGGGCACCGGCGGCGGGAGCCGGATCAACATCAACGGCGTGATGATGGCCGGCAAGACCGGGACGGCGCAGGTGCGTGCGCTGACCAGCCGCGGCCATGTCGGTGACTGGAAGTCGCGCGACCACTCGCTGTTCATCTGCTATGCGCCGACCGATGTCCCACGCTATGCGATGTCGGTGGTGGTCGAACATGGCACCTTTGGCGCCCGCGCCGCAGCGCCGATCGCCAAGGACGTGATGACCTACCTGTTCGATCCGAAGACAGCCTGGGACAGGCTCCTGGCCATGGAAAAGGACTGGGGCGGAACGCCGATGGAGCGCATGGCGGCCAAGTACCAGGCCTATGCCGCTCAGTACGGCACCACGGCGCCCAAGGTGGAGGGCGACGACGCGGTCGATTCGGCCCAGTACGACAACGACAGCGCGCCCACGTCGGGCCAGGCGGTCCCTCGCGAAGCCGATGCGCCGCCCGCCAAGGAGCCGACACCGGCCGTCAGCCCCAGCCCCTCTCCGACGGCAACGCCCTCGCCCGCTCCCGTGGCTCCGCCGGCAGCCGCGCAATGA
- the rodA gene encoding rod shape-determining protein RodA: MSRSIVPATVARQPWQVILPLTALVLFGSTVLYSAAGGHLQPWALTHSLRFIFFLGMAVAMSRFRREWFKQFAYPIYLAVLVLLVLVEMLGAIGGGSQRWLNLGFMTLQPSELMKPAIVLVLARFYDNLPASVTTNWRGLVPAAGLIGVPAAFVIIQPDLGTALAICFGGFIVIFLAGLPLRWFVAGGGALMIVAPLAYFFGLHDYQRKRVTIFMDPESDPLGSGYHITQSKIAIGSGGIFGKGFGNGSQSHLEYLPESHTDFVFATMAEEWGFLGGLFVLAIFAIVLRWGINIARKAPDRFSQLLAAGMCATIFFYAMINMMMVMGLAPVVGIPLPFMSHGGSSMMTNMICVGTLMAIDRWSSRPSGLA; encoded by the coding sequence ATGAGCCGTTCGATCGTCCCCGCCACCGTCGCCCGCCAGCCCTGGCAGGTCATCCTACCGCTGACCGCCCTCGTGCTGTTCGGCTCGACCGTGCTCTATTCGGCTGCGGGCGGACATCTCCAGCCCTGGGCACTGACCCATTCGCTGCGCTTCATCTTCTTCCTCGGCATGGCCGTGGCCATGTCGCGGTTCCGGCGCGAATGGTTCAAGCAGTTCGCCTATCCGATCTACCTCGCCGTGCTCGTCCTCCTCGTCCTCGTCGAGATGCTCGGCGCGATCGGCGGCGGCAGCCAGCGCTGGCTCAACCTCGGTTTCATGACCTTGCAGCCGTCGGAACTGATGAAACCGGCTATCGTGCTGGTGCTGGCGCGGTTCTACGACAATCTTCCCGCGTCGGTGACGACGAACTGGCGCGGGCTGGTTCCTGCCGCCGGGCTGATCGGTGTGCCGGCAGCTTTCGTCATCATCCAGCCCGACCTCGGCACGGCGCTGGCGATCTGCTTCGGCGGGTTCATCGTCATCTTCCTCGCCGGACTGCCGCTGCGCTGGTTCGTCGCCGGAGGGGGGGCACTGATGATCGTGGCGCCGCTGGCCTATTTCTTCGGCCTGCACGACTACCAGCGCAAGCGTGTGACCATCTTCATGGATCCCGAGAGCGATCCGCTGGGTTCGGGCTACCACATCACCCAGTCAAAGATCGCGATCGGTTCGGGCGGGATCTTCGGCAAGGGCTTCGGCAACGGCTCGCAGAGCCATCTCGAATACCTGCCCGAATCCCACACAGACTTCGTCTTCGCGACGATGGCCGAGGAATGGGGCTTCCTCGGCGGGCTGTTCGTCCTGGCGATCTTCGCCATCGTCCTGCGCTGGGGCATCAACATCGCGCGCAAAGCGCCCGACCGCTTCTCACAGCTGCTCGCCGCGGGCATGTGCGCGACGATCTTCTTCTACGCCATGATCAACATGATGATGGTCATGGGCCTCGCCCCAGTGGTCGGCATCCCGCTGCCGTTCATGAGCCACGGCGGCTCCTCGATGATGACCAACATGATCTGCGTCGGCACCCTGATGGCGATCGACCGCTGGAGCTCGCGCCCTTCGGGACTGGCGTGA
- a CDS encoding PEPxxWA-CTERM sorting domain-containing protein: MKITVVSSAAIALSLLAAPAAQATVIAGLGNNGSSFVTIDSLGTRSGGTIYTADQPFADIPKGGVFNNQFLAVGKTAGTPSTITFANALNYLSFLWGSPDTYNLLTLTTNLGNTFAYTPQSLNFAVTDGNQAFSQYVQFQASGGEFITSAKFDVTPANDAFEVANFSTGLPEPATWTLMIMGIGFAGAAMRLRQTVSLKYAGSTRSKTRQ; the protein is encoded by the coding sequence ATGAAAATCACTGTCGTATCGAGCGCCGCAATCGCGCTTTCCTTGCTGGCGGCACCGGCCGCCCAGGCCACGGTCATTGCCGGCCTCGGCAACAACGGGTCGTCCTTCGTAACCATCGACTCGCTCGGTACGCGCTCGGGCGGCACGATCTATACCGCGGACCAGCCTTTCGCGGATATCCCGAAGGGCGGAGTCTTCAACAACCAGTTCCTAGCCGTTGGCAAGACCGCGGGGACCCCCTCGACCATCACGTTCGCCAATGCGCTGAACTATCTGAGCTTCCTATGGGGCTCGCCGGATACCTACAACTTGCTGACCCTCACCACCAACCTGGGCAACACCTTCGCTTATACGCCGCAGAGCCTCAACTTCGCAGTGACGGACGGCAACCAGGCATTCTCGCAGTACGTCCAGTTCCAGGCTTCGGGCGGCGAATTCATCACTTCGGCCAAGTTCGACGTGACCCCGGCGAATGACGCCTTCGAAGTCGCCAACTTCAGCACCGGACTTCCCGAGCCTGCCACCTGGACGCTCATGATCATGGGCATCGGCTTCGCCGGCGCGGCGATGCGTCTCCGCCAGACGGTTTCGCTCAAGTACGCAGGATCGACCCGTTCGAAAACCCGGCAATAG
- a CDS encoding YidH family protein, with amino-acid sequence MGTHPGSARRRPILPSDLGQIRTVLAADRTLMAWLRTSLSMLSFSFTIYKFLEAAAESGQIAASSSPQRVGMFLAGMGTIAMVLGTISYWTTLKDINRIEQFRLGRPVLLMSLIMSLAGLALFVSITERLV; translated from the coding sequence ATGGGAACACACCCCGGGTCGGCCAGGCGCAGGCCCATCCTGCCGAGCGATCTTGGTCAGATTCGCACGGTGCTGGCAGCGGATCGCACGCTGATGGCATGGCTGCGAACCTCGTTGTCGATGCTCAGCTTCAGCTTCACGATCTACAAGTTCCTCGAAGCGGCGGCCGAAAGCGGCCAGATCGCCGCGTCGAGCAGCCCGCAGCGCGTCGGGATGTTCCTCGCCGGGATGGGCACGATAGCCATGGTGCTCGGCACGATCAGCTACTGGACGACGCTGAAGGACATCAATCGGATAGAACAATTCCGGCTTGGACGCCCGGTGCTGCTGATGTCCTTGATAATGTCGCTCGCCGGCCTGGCGCTCTTCGTGTCGATCACCGAGCGCCTGGTGTAG